The proteins below come from a single Oxyura jamaicensis isolate SHBP4307 breed ruddy duck chromosome 1, BPBGC_Ojam_1.0, whole genome shotgun sequence genomic window:
- the PRRG1 gene encoding transmembrane gamma-carboxyglutamic acid protein 1 gives MDSVFLAENKANSVLKRYPRANKFLEELKQGDIEHECREEICTYEEAREAFENEEKTKEFWKVYKNGLQGESNTGHSWYSFYLAFPLIIGLFVILIVIFVIWRCLFKKKTRRQSVYVRRGAHEAMGDGAVSDGRGSLPQPLSIVHSPQEEMYEVSGLSPGGLSYTDAQSDSISTRLSNCDPPPSYEEATGEISMRRSETEQHLDPPPQYEDIVNSSSATAIALSPVITSTK, from the exons ATGGATAGTG TGTTCTTAGCAGAGAACAAAGCCAATTCTGTGTTAAAAAGATATCCAAGAGCCAACAAATTTTTGGAAGAATTAAAGCAAGGTGATATAGAACACGAATGCAGAGAAGAAATCTGTACCTATGAAGAAGCAAgagaagcttttgaaaatgaagaaaagacg AAGGAGTTCTGGAAAGTCTACAAAAATGGACTTCAGGGAGAAAGTAACACAGGACATAGCTGGTATTCATTTTACCTTGCATTTCCATTAATCATTGGCCTTTTTGTTATCCTCATTGTCATTTTTGTCATATGGAGATgcctctttaaaaagaaaacacgtAGACAGTCGGTGTACGTGCGTAGGGGAGCCCACGAAGCAATGGGTGATGGTGCTGTGTCTGACGGCAGAGGTTCGCTTCCGCAGCCTCTCAGCATTGTTCATTCCCCACAGGAGGAAATGTATGAAGTCAGTGGGCTCTCTCCTGGAGGTCTGAGCTATACAGATGCACAGTCAGACTCAATATCCACAAGGCTGTCAAACTGTGATCCTCCTCCTTCCTATGAGGAAGCCACGGGTGAAATCAGTATGCGAAGAAGTGAAACTGAACAACATTTAGATCCACCCCCACAATACGAAGACATTGTGAATTCCAGTTCAGCCACTGCAATTGCACTATCTCCTGTTATCACCAGTACTaagtaa